TCTCGCGCTCTCATGTGACGTGTCGTAAACTTCCGGAAATCCGTGGCAGAGGCCACGGGATTCTCTTGCGTTTTCCGGAGAGGGATTTGTCATGTCACATGCGATCCATATCACCAACACGCTGGACGAGCCGATATACGTGATCGTGTCGCCCAACAAGGATTACGTCTTCGGCGAAATCCTGAGCGGCGTTGCGATGGGGGTGCTGATCACCGTGGCGACAGCCGGGCTCGGCGCCGGCGCCGGTGCGGCGACGGCCGCCACTGCGGTCAACAATCTGAGCCGGCTGCAAAGGCTGGTCTCGTTGCTGCAGACCATCTGGCGGGTTTCGGCCCCGCTGCGCGAGGTGGCCTCGGCCGGCAGCCAGGCCTATAAATGGGTCAAGGGTGCCAATCTGACCATCCAGGAGCGAGAACGCCGCAACAAGGCGGCGGCGGAGATCGCGACGGTGAAGACCTTCTTCGACGAAAACGCCCTCCAGATCGCCCCGAAACAGTCGGTCAGGGTCCTGGATACCGGGCTGTGGAACCCGCTCTCCTATCTGGGGCCGACGGGCTGGGCGAACGTCACCGGCGGATCCACCATCAGCCTGTTCATCACCGATGCCTCGTTCAGCCGCCGGGCCATGTTCCATACCAATACGGACTACTCCTGGATCGTGGGGCGGAATCTGATCACACGGCAGCAATATGGTGCAGATCTGTTCAAGGCTGATCCGGGCGCCGGCTGGTACCGTTTCGGGCGATCCGATCGTCTGGTTGCCGGTCAGGCGCTGCTGCCGGGCGAGAGCCTGTGCGCTCCCGATGGCAATTACGATTTCGTCTTTCAGGAGGATTGCCATGCGGTGGTGTACCGGCGGGACAAACCTGTCCGGCAGGAGGTCGAATGGGCCTCGGGAAGCTGGTCCAATACCCGCAGGCCGGGCGCACTGGCTGTCCAGGATGACGGCAATCTGGTGATCTATGACGATCAGGCGGTCCCGATCATGGCGCTTCACGACCCCGCCATCGACCTGAACCGGCCGGGTCGCACCCTGGTCATGCAGGATGACGGCAATCTCTGTCTGTACGAACCCGATGGCAGGGCCGTCTGGTCCAGCCGGCATGGTGGTCCGCTCCGGCGGTTCTGAACCGGCCCTGTATCGCCGCGCAATTCCTTCAGAGACACTTTCGGCCGGCGGACGGGCTTGCAGGCGCGCCATGCGCAGGCGGGCCTTGAACCGGCGGAGCGTCCGTCGCATCCTGCGGCCGCCTCGCCACGCGTCTCCAGCGGCCATGCCGCGATCCCCGTCCTTCGTCCGGAAGCCCGTCATCCCATGTCCGCACCGCTCATCTCTCTCACCGGCATCCGCGTCACCCTGGGTGGTGGCGGCGACCTGATCGAGGAGGCGACCATCGCCGTCTCGGCCGGCGACCGGATCGCGCTGGTCGGGCGCAACGGTGCCGGCAAGTCGACCATGCTCCGGATCATGGGCGGGCTGATCGAGCCCGATGGCGGCGAGATCGCCCGGCGGCCGGGCCTGCGCGCCGCCTATATGGCCCAGGATCCGCAGACCCCCGCCGGCACCACCGTGCGAGCCTATATAGAAGAGGGGCTGGTCGAGGCG
The DNA window shown above is from Tistrella mobilis and carries:
- a CDS encoding curculin domain-containing protein; the encoded protein is MSHAIHITNTLDEPIYVIVSPNKDYVFGEILSGVAMGVLITVATAGLGAGAGAATAATAVNNLSRLQRLVSLLQTIWRVSAPLREVASAGSQAYKWVKGANLTIQERERRNKAAAEIATVKTFFDENALQIAPKQSVRVLDTGLWNPLSYLGPTGWANVTGGSTISLFITDASFSRRAMFHTNTDYSWIVGRNLITRQQYGADLFKADPGAGWYRFGRSDRLVAGQALLPGESLCAPDGNYDFVFQEDCHAVVYRRDKPVRQEVEWASGSWSNTRRPGALAVQDDGNLVIYDDQAVPIMALHDPAIDLNRPGRTLVMQDDGNLCLYEPDGRAVWSSRHGGPLRRF